The Penicillium psychrofluorescens genome assembly, chromosome: 2 nucleotide sequence GAGCCCCCCTGCCCGACGGCGTCCGAGACGTACCAGGATTCGCTGCGCGCAATGGCTGATGGCGGGAACGGATGGCCCCATGAGAGGCTGGAAAGAGTTCAGCCCTCGCACGCAATGGGCCTAGTTCCGGGGCATGCTTTTTTCTCGAATGCGACTGTTTCGGAGCGCCACTCTATTGACTCGGGCCCACCGACCTGTCCTGCATGGAACCCCGGGAGAACCAGCCATCACGCGGTGTTGCCAGGCCTGGGCTGGGCCCGTGTGTCCAGTCTCCTTCGTATAAATCCTCCGTGAAACTCCTAGGACATCTCATCTCCCCAATCATCGGCCCAGGAACCACATACTCGACTGGCGCTCCTTCCACTGGCCACGCCGTGGCTTGCATTTTGGTTGCCCCGGCCCCCCACCATTGTCTGTATACCGGTCACGTAGAAATAATACGCGATGTCTCTGGGGTATTCCGCCACCGAAGCCACTCGGGCGGATGGCGCACAGACGCCCCTGCGACTGGCTGCGTCTACACAACAAGCAGCCACGGTAACATCGAGCTGACCCCggtaataataatggccCTGGAAGCAGAGTCCAAGAGGGCAGGTTTTCTTCTGCGCCGGATTGAGTTTCCCCTCAACCATGGCGGCGTCTGTCTCCCCACAAAAAGGCACAAAGAGAGTTGAGTGACAACAGCGCCGATCCGGATAAAATAATTACGGCAATTTAGTCACCAGTCGcgatcatgatgattgttGCTCGCGTCGGGACTTTTTCCATGGACTTTTCCATACCAATCGTCTCTATAGACGAATGAGTCTGGTCGCATTAGAGTTGTCGCTGGTCTGACCCATCATGATCAGAATGCGGGGGGATTGACCATTCTGTTACTTAATAGTTTCCACTCGGCTTTGCGAACGAGAGTCTGGGGTAAGCGATCGGGGTCGGCATTACTCGTGTTGGTGTTTCGATGGTGCCCGAGTTTCAAAACATACAGATCCTTCGGGTAACGTGTACCAACCAGAGTAGAAGTCTTTTTTTCCACTCGATCTCGCTGTGAGCTTTCCGAATTCAGATCGGCCCCCCCGGGACCAATCATTGTCCGCCGGAATGTCATTTATGTTTCGGGTCTTACTTGTCTGCTGTCTGTCAATAGTCTATTACTATTCGCTTGTTTCATCTAACGTTAACTATGCATCAGGATCGATGTCTTTGCTGAAGTCTTGCACGTCTAACCAATCCACTACACCTTCAGGGGGCGCATTTACCCGACTAACAGGTCGAACACCTGCATCTCCAGTACTAGGCCTCGGCTCCGTCTGCTCCACACTCACCGGCCCGGTGCAAAGAAATAGACTCTGTGCCTCTACCCACAGTAAATAATCTTCACCGACTAATGCTAGCACCGAGCGGCATTTTCCACCTCCCTTCCGGCCTTGATCCACTAGGTTAGAGAATAGCCGCAAGCGCGGTTCCACCAATGACTTCATGGTGTTGGTTGTACTGAGGGAATTCAGTAGATGATTCCTGCGGGGGAAGAGGTTGCGCTGACGAACCGAATGAAGTTTTGGCTTCGCGGTTAACCTTGTTCTTCCCGTGTATGTATTGCAGGGCTCTACGCCACGCCGGCTGTAGCCGGTAATAAGCTGCGTGGTGTATTGTCATCCTGGAGGCAAGCAAGGACTAAGCAGGGGGTTAAATTGGTGTTGTTCGACTTCATTGTTCCCACCAAATCTAGAACTGCGTACCTCGTACTTCGTGATTGAGCCAAGAATCCGTTATCGATGGCAGCCCTGTAAGCACTAGTGACTAATGGAAATGATCTCTCAAAGCCGCAAACCAACTTTTAACATCCTTGGACCTGCAGCCATGACAACCATGACAGCCACGTCTCAAAAGTGCGATCTAGAGCCCATCAATCTCCATGACACAGATCAATTCGCCGAGATTCAAAGACAGCGTGTCATCTGCGGCTGGCACTACAGCGAACAAACCCTACAGGAATGGAAAGCAAAACAACAAGACGGCCTGAAAAGCCTCTTCTGGATAATCTTGCCTAACTccaccaacagcaacaaccccaTCCGCGCCGGCCACATCTCCCTCGACGCATACTGCGATCCACCCGAACTAGACCTCGCGCGCGCAGACAAGTCCGTGCTGGCTATCAGTGCCTTTTTCATTCTGCCCGAATATCGCGCGTATGGATTGGGACGGCGTGCCATGAGCTTagtcgaggaattggccaTCCGAGAGCCGTACGGCAGCATAAACTGTCGGTCTATTGCACTGACTGCCTTGAGTAAACGACATATATATGAAGAGGGCCCGGAATGGAGGGGCATGTGGGAGCGAATTGGCTTGTCGGTGCCGTCGTTTAGTATCCAGGAGTGGTATGAGAAGATTGGGTATGTCAGCTGGAAGGAGGAGCCGCTGTATGAGGAGAAGACTTTAGATGGGGGTGTTGTCACGCTGTGGGAGGCATTTATGAAGAAGATGCTTTAAAAGTAGACCTTGTATCTGGGGGCGTAGCCACGGAATAGAGTATGTCAAAACAGATATTCGTGCATGCTAGAAGGGAAATCTCATGTCATTTGATTCGGTACTATGAAATACAAAGTTCTTTTCGTGATGGACATTGCATGACTCCATCTCACGAGCTGGCCACGGGCCCTTCCCCACCGGGAATCAACTAGAGAGCACAAGATTAGCCTGCGAGCAGTAAGAAGAACCGAGGACGTGCGTACCATGCAAACGTTGTTTCCGTTCAGCAGAAGCTTAGGAAGTTTGATCTGAGCACCGGTGTAGTCGCTAGAAGGCCGGTTAGAGATGAAACAGATAAACAATGGGAACTGGCGCATCAAAAATCGGACGATGCGCGAATCCCATTGATTTGGAACGAGATACACGTACAATTCCGTCACGTCCTCCATGACCATGTCTAGAGTCATGGTTAACACCCTGCTGGACTCCCACAGCGCCAAAGAAAGGGCTACTTACTGACGTAGTCGTCAAACCCGAGCAATGTGCCCGAAAACTCTTCGCTAGTATCAGCATCGATGCGCCGTTACTCAAATAGGTGTATGCAGCACGCACCTTTGTCGCCCTTCATGATCACCCATATCCGGGAGCCGACACACTTGTCAATGAGCTCTACCGAAGCGGTTAGTCATAGTGCACTCAGCTTATCACCCTGTCTGAAACCAACCCAAAGGAAGAAGCTGCGACGCCATTGTTGCGGATGGGTCTTGACGAGGATCGCAGATGAGTTGCAGGACGACAATTCCCAAGTCGCCGATCATGTCGGGTCCCGGATTATAGGTTCTGCCGTGGTTCCCCATCGGGTCTAGTGCGGACCCCAGACTGGCTgttgcttcttgttcttgataACTCACAACTCTCTCACGAGTGTCTCGTTTCTTCTGTGGCCCGTCCATGATGATTGCAGAGCATGCCGACCCGGGCGAACATTTCAGCATGCCTGAGGTACCCATCCTCAGCTACAAGGCATGGCGGCTGGAACTCCGGTAGCCTGGCGACTGCTCCGCGGGCAACGACATGGAGGTATGATTCCTTAAAACCTTTCGCAATGATACAGCTTCAGATCCCTAACAAACTCGATCCAGTTCCTGCTCACTTTCTCATAGCTGCCCGAAGCCTCGAGCTGTCTCCGCCCTACAACCGCACGTTCGACCGGTCGCTGCCCCACCCCCGAAGCGAATGTTTTCCAGTACCTCTCGCGCCAATGTACTgctcgaggacgaagatgaagctGAAGAGATATTCAACCAgcggcgggggaggagaAAACCGCCTGGGAGATCGGGCGATATCCACATCGCTCCGGACAGAGATCTTAGCAGCATTCTTCGAGCAAGAAAGACCCTCGCGCAACGAAATACAAGTGCCAAAACCCTACACCTCGAGAGGGTGCGGATGAATCAAGAGTACAATGAGAAATTCAAGCATTTCTGGGAAGTTCAGGTGCCTCACATCTTCGATTGCTGTGACTCTGTTCACGTTCGTCTGAAGTATCTGCCCTTCGAGCAAGCTGTCCTGCATTGCCAAATTGAGTGCGAGAGGATCGAACTGGCAATACAATTGTTTTATCAGCGCTCTTTTCAGGAATTCAACGACAATCTCAAACAATGCGCGAAGATCCATCGGGACCTCAGCGCCGAATACCTCGCGGTGAGATCTGCCGTGCTTGCTCGTGTGGAGGCTGGCTTCTTGCACGGACAAGCAGCGATCCAACTGGTGGAACATGAATTTTGCGAAATCGTCTTTGCGCAAACCCCAACCTGGACGGCAAGCGTATCGGAAGCTGTCAGGAACATTTCCCAAATACGCGAACAAACACTCCTGCTCCTATCACAAATCTTTTCGCGCCAGCTCTCTCAATTACGGGCTTCGTCTCTGAAGCTGCATGAGCTAATCGAGCGGGATTATCTCGAACCGCGAAAAGCTGCGAGAGTAAATGTGGACCGCCAGCTTGCACTAGCGCAAAAGCTCGAGGATGAGTACCTACAGCTGCGGTCGAAATTTGCACCTGTTTCTGAGACACTTTCGATCATCGCACTTCAAGGAGAGGCTCTTGCAGACCTTCATTGGAATGGCAGTAAGCAACGAGAATCGGAATATTCAGATCTCCTTCGAAAAACAAGATCCCACCGACAACGGTTCGACTTCTGCGCGCACAGTTATCGTTTGTGGTGGCGCAGATGGAGAAAAGCAAAACATTCTCTAGCAGACAGTGAATTCAGGGCCATGTCCTTTACCACAAAAGGAGCAATCAACACGCGGAAATACCCAATAAGCAAAATAATGGACAGTCTTCTACTCCACCACTCCGCGAGCAAGACAATAACCAAATTGAGGGAATTGCTGGAACGACAATTCGACCGGATACCGCGGAGGCTCTGGATCTTTTACACGCACAAATCTACCATCCTTAAGGAGGCACACGGTCCCGATCGGGACCTACACCGGCAACGGGACATACACTGGCGGCATTTGGATGTAATGGCCCCGTTGTTACTTCTCCAAATGTCAACAACCCGAATAATACGTGAAGTGTGGTTCCTAAGGCAGAGCCTGAACATTGATTGTGGCTTGTGGTCCTCCCTCGATTGGGAAACCAGAACAAAATTCAAAGTTGATATCTCCAAGGTGGGGCTAGAACTCAAGCCACATTACCACCAATTCAACAGGAGTGTGGACGAACTCATGCACATCAATTGGATGCGGCTCAAGTGCGCAGACAGATTACGCGATCTCGGCCTGCCTGGCGACACTGGTGCGCCGGGACTTTTCATTGCCCACAACCCTCTGAGTGAAGATATGTTGCGTTTTCGTCAATGGACCTACAAGATACAGGCAATGTGGCGGCATATGTGGGCTTTGACACTCGTCTTTCAAATCCCTCCGTCATACTGGAGAAGTCTGCACGAGCGCTTGGATCCGGCGCCGATCCAGTCTCCTTATAGCTCCCTGGTCATGAACCTGGGCTCCCAGAAAAATGGCCGTTTTCGAACCCAAGATAAACGATCCCCCTTCCGAATGTCCCGTCAACAACCTGGTCCTCTCCGGGTATCTCGACCTTGGCAGCGACGTACAAACTCCAGATACCTGGCCTTCTTTCGTCTGTCGCGCAGTGCGAGAAAAGAGTCAATTGCCAGGATGCTTGTCCGAAGCGCAATTGGTAGATATGCGACGCCCCGCAAGTTGTCTATCTCTGCGAAGAGGATCATATCGAGTGTCTACTCGCGGGCCCAGCTACGCAGGTTTGGGTTGATGAAAAGACCAACCAGGAGGTCCAAGAGCAAGAAACAGGAAACCAAGgagatgaaaaagaagaagaaaaagcagtCTTGGAAGGCCAAACGATTGGGGATCAAAAGAGCTCGGAAACAGTCTAGAGTATCGGCTCGAAGCTCTCAACATGGAAGCCGTGCGTCAGACAAAGCATCAGACATATCACCCAAGGCCAAGGGTGCTCGTAGCGGCGCGGATAGTCAACCAACTTCAGGGAGCAAGAAAGCCGCGAAGAAAGAGCCTATCAAGGTTTCACCAGACTCTCAGCAGAGTTcacccaagaagaaagctAAGGCTCCATGGGGGTCGAAAAAATTCAGATCCGAACCTGCCCAACCACCGCCCGCTCAAACACTGCGAGAGCAGGTTTCTAAGAAGGCCGATGCTCCTCAACATTCTCCCTTGAAATGGAACTCCGTGAGAATAAAGTCGGCAGGACCCAATCCCAAGGTCAAGCCGGCGAAGTCTTCCAAACCCAAGCTTCCCCGCTCACCCGT carries:
- a CDS encoding uncharacterized protein (ID:PFLUO_002688-T1.cds;~source:funannotate), with translation MTATSQKCDLEPINLHDTDQFAEIQRQRVICGWHYSEQTLQEWKAKQQDGLKSLFWIILPNSTNSNNPIRAGHISLDAYCDPPELDLARADKSVLAISAFFILPEYRAYGLGRRAMSLVEELAIREPYGSINCRSIALTALSKRHIYEEGPEWRGMWERIGLSVPSFSIQEWYEKIGYVSWKEEPLYEEKTLDGGVVTLWEAFMKKML
- a CDS encoding uncharacterized protein (ID:PFLUO_002689-T1.cds;~source:funannotate), whose translation is MDGPQKKRDTRERVVSYQEQEATASLGSALDPMGNHGRTYNPGPDMIGDLGIVVLQLICDPRQDPSATMASQLLPLELIDKCVGSRIWVIMKGDKGACCIHLFE